Proteins found in one Prochlorothrix hollandica PCC 9006 = CALU 1027 genomic segment:
- a CDS encoding DUF6439 family protein has protein sequence MIKPATVQGLQSPLQSQLQDLTTLDLAQALAERLTLTEGDWHRLKGNRLVRSREQAAAALVFLLLDQPEEALTRLQQASGWLDRSLSAPPCPDHGR, from the coding sequence ATGATTAAACCCGCTACTGTCCAAGGTTTACAAAGTCCCCTGCAATCCCAACTCCAGGATCTGACAACCCTGGATCTGGCCCAAGCCCTTGCCGAACGATTGACCCTGACGGAGGGGGATTGGCACCGCCTCAAGGGCAACCGATTGGTGCGATCGCGGGAACAGGCCGCCGCAGCTCTGGTTTTTCTGCTGCTGGATCAGCCCGAAGAAGCCCTAACCCGGTTACAGCAGGCCAGTGGCTGGCTCGATCGCAGCCTGTCGGCTCCCCCTTGCCCCGATCATGGGCGCTAA
- a CDS encoding glycosyltransferase family protein, producing the protein MSRRPILYAAITNHGFGHATRMAAVLATVQHLCPDILLLVVTTAPRWLLESYLTGDFIVRTRALDGGVVQTDGVTMDAAATLAQVQDIYQRRHRLMAGEVQFIQQNRVGLVLGDIPPLVAPIARAAGVPGWMMGNFGWDFIYRPWGGEFLALADWMGECFSQSDRLFRLPFHEPMAAFPHITDVGLTGGDPRFALGELRDYLGLTAPPERTVLLTFGGLGLEAVPYGNLAQFPDWQFLTLDATAPKLPNLIQLRGLCYQGHPLRPVDVMGLCRCILSKPGYGTFAEACRLGVPIITINREGFAETPVLLAGLRQVLPHRILQDREFFSPQWDFLREPLTEPSQPGTLPQDGNGAIAQAIVDFFGA; encoded by the coding sequence ATGAGCCGCCGCCCCATTCTCTATGCCGCCATCACCAACCATGGGTTTGGCCATGCCACCCGGATGGCCGCTGTTTTAGCCACGGTTCAGCACCTCTGTCCCGATATTTTGCTGCTGGTGGTGACCACTGCCCCCCGTTGGCTCCTGGAGTCCTATTTAACGGGGGATTTCATTGTGCGGACCCGGGCCTTAGATGGGGGAGTGGTGCAAACCGATGGGGTGACCATGGATGCCGCCGCTACCCTGGCCCAGGTGCAGGACATTTACCAGCGCCGTCACCGCCTCATGGCCGGGGAAGTGCAGTTTATCCAGCAAAACCGAGTGGGGTTAGTCCTGGGGGATATTCCGCCCCTGGTGGCTCCCATTGCCAGGGCAGCGGGGGTACCGGGCTGGATGATGGGGAATTTTGGTTGGGACTTTATTTACCGCCCTTGGGGGGGGGAGTTCCTGGCCCTGGCGGACTGGATGGGGGAGTGTTTCAGCCAGAGCGATCGCCTGTTTCGTCTGCCCTTCCATGAACCCATGGCGGCGTTTCCCCACATCACCGATGTGGGCCTAACAGGGGGGGATCCCCGCTTTGCCCTGGGGGAACTGCGGGACTATTTGGGCTTAACGGCTCCCCCGGAGCGCACGGTCTTGCTCACCTTCGGGGGATTGGGGTTGGAGGCTGTGCCCTATGGTAATTTGGCCCAGTTTCCCGATTGGCAGTTTTTGACCCTAGATGCCACGGCTCCCAAGCTGCCCAATTTGATTCAACTGCGGGGTCTCTGTTACCAGGGCCACCCCCTGCGGCCTGTGGATGTGATGGGGCTGTGCCGCTGTATTTTGTCCAAGCCCGGTTATGGCACCTTTGCGGAGGCGTGTCGTTTGGGGGTTCCCATCATTACCATTAACCGTGAAGGGTTTGCGGAAACCCCAGTGCTGTTGGCGGGACTGCGCCAGGTGCTGCCCCACCGCATTCTCCAGGATAGGGAGTTCTTTAGTCCCCAGTGGGATTTCTTGAGGGAACCCCTGACGGAACCCTCCCAGCCGGGAACTCTGCCCCAGGATGGCAATGGGGCGATCGCTCAAGCCATTGTTGATTTCTTTGGGGCGTAA